From the genome of Bicyclus anynana chromosome 20, ilBicAnyn1.1, whole genome shotgun sequence, one region includes:
- the LOC112052873 gene encoding uncharacterized protein LOC112052873 isoform X2, whose product MEYCYYAIDCEMVGSGYRGCQSILARVSIVDWFGDVVLDEYVQPIEPVTDYRTPYSGITPEDLVNGIDFFTVRKKVISILQEKILVGHSLKFDLDVLNLHYPEHRLRDLATCDSLMRNNQPVSLKSLAWKYLGQIIQIGGHDSLEDARACMEIYKICRQR is encoded by the exons atggaATATTGCTACTACGCAATCGATTGTGAAATGGTGGGGAGTGGATATCGTGGGTGCCAAAGTATACTAGCGAGGGTCTCGATAGTTGACTGGTTTGGTGATGTCGTTTTAGACGAGTATGTGCAACCTATAGAACCCGTGACCGACTACAGGACCCCCTACAGCGGAATCACACCAGAAGACTTAGTAAATGGTATAGACTTTTTTACGGTACGGAAGAAGGTCATATCCATACTCCAagagaaaattttagttggacaTTCTTTGAAATTTGACCTTGACGTCTTAAATTTACACTATCCAGAGCACAGATTGCGAGATTTGGCAACCTGCGACTCTTTG atgaGAAACAATCAACCCGTATCTCTTAAGTCCTTGGCATGGAAATACCTGGGGCAAATCATACAGATCGGCGGACACGACTCCCTGGAAGACGCTAGAGCATGCATGGAAATTTATAAAATCTGCAGACAACG GTGA
- the LOC112052873 gene encoding uncharacterized protein LOC112052873 isoform X1 yields the protein MVRYAIDCEMVGSGNRSILARVSVVNEIGNVVIDEYVKPTAQVTDYRTCVSGIKRQHLLNGSDFPKVQIMVQQILNGAILVGHSLHFDLDALGLSHPERNRRDLATYGPLMRNNQPVALQTLAREYLGRIIQDGEHDSVQDAKACMEIYKKFAYQWDRSY from the exons atGGTGAGGTACGCAATTGATTGTGAAATGGTAGGGAGTGGGAACCGCAGTATCCTGGCGAGGGTCTCTGTAGTCAACGAGATTGGAAATGTCGTTATAGACGAGTACGTGAAGCCGACAGCACAG GTGACTGACTACAGAACCTGCGTCAGCGGCATCAAGAGACAACACTTGTTGAATGGGAGCGACTTCCCAAAGGTCCAGATAATGGTTCAACAAATACTCAACGGGGCCATCTTGGTCGGACATTCTCTGCATTTTGACCTTGACGCCTTGGGTTTATCACATCCGGAGCGCAATCGACGAGACTTGGCAACCTACGGGCCCTTG ATGAGGAATAACCAACCAGTAGCATTGCAAACCTTGGCTAGGGAGTATCTAGGACGAATCATACAAGACGGTGAACACGATTCTGTGCAAGATGCGAAAGCCTGTATggagatttataaaaaattcgCTTACCAGTGGGATAGATCCTACTAA